One Alligator mississippiensis isolate rAllMis1 chromosome 1, rAllMis1, whole genome shotgun sequence genomic window carries:
- the LOC106739328 gene encoding tropomyosin alpha-3 chain — MAEVATLEDRWQEAFTWQLRVDKMEERAARLEIELEMMRSHKEQAEAKVAALELRAQPGKKEGGSKEIKRLIAAEAEKTRALEQLMAEEAKKSRQQEERLQEMQKEIAEWRRKSPEPSMDQTGEQKEVIQKLEILKSLIEALQKEIHSQVEQIEGLHEDLENWQERCGQLEHLVGELRKKLTESHTQAEETRKVITKEMEKVKEYMANHEAFQEQKQSLKTELRDRTKECVELRAQWQKVEKEKDHPGKEMQSLRTLLEESTAREMTLRAEIKQQLLQVAQIQREKLTAIGLQLEEHASRANMEYQ; from the coding sequence GCAGTTGCGGGTGGACAAGATGGAGGAAAGAGCTGCCCGTCTAGAGATAGAGTTGGAAATGATGAGATCACACAAGGAGCAAGCAGAAGCAAAAGTGGCTGCTTTAGAGCTGCGAGCACAACCCGGGAAGAAAGAAGGCGGATCTAAGGAGATAAAGCGCCTGATTGCAGCAGAGGCGGAGAAGACGCGAGCGCTGGAACAGCTCATGGCAGAGGAGGCCAAAAAGAGCAGACAGCAAGAGGAGAGGTTGCAAGAGATGCAGAAGGAGATAGCTGAATGGAGGAGGAAGTCTCCTGAGCCCAGTATGGACCAAACGGGAGAACAAAAGGAGGTAATAcaaaagctggagatattgaagAGCCTCATAGAAGCCCTCCAGAAAGAAATCCATAGCCAAGTGGAACAGATAGAAGGCCTGCATGAGGACCTGGAGAACTGGCAAGAGCGGTGTGGCCAGCTTGAACACCTGGTTGGAGAGCTGAGGAAAAAGCTTACTGAGAGCCATACCCAGGCAGAAGAGACCAGGAAAGTGATaacaaaagaaatggagaaagtgaAAGAATATATGGCAAATCATGAGGCATTCCAGGAGCAGAAGCAGTCCCTCAAAACAGAGCTAAGAGACAGAACGAAGGAGTGCGTAGAGTTGCGGGCTCAGTGGCAAAaggtggaaaaagaaaaggaccaCCCGGGGAAAGAGATGCAGTCCCTGAGGACCCTTTTAGAagagagcacagccagggagATGACATTACGAGCAGAAATCAAGCAGCAACTGCTACAGGTTGCTCAAatacagagagagaaactgaCCGCAATAGGCCTGCAATTGGAGGAACATGCATCCAGGGCTAACATGGAGTACCAGTAG